A region of Kribbella sp. NBC_01245 DNA encodes the following proteins:
- a CDS encoding M23 family metallopeptidase yields MVPHFPGANPFRRARIKRDDSIGATRLVAACCVVLSMSAGLLAVNPAAQADPPDPKKQQQEIDKQIQASKADLEESYDSLQASVTAYDQASAKLAQVQNRYATVQGELVAAEAADAVAAKRLAAAEKLLVAAKAEVVEGEQAIVKNRQLAGEAVRSTYQQQNNLASLSFVLRGESAGDLATGFQIRRNVFTTQGKALSKLNNAQAQLANRQAKVAAAERAVAAERAEAARTVERVTRLTQAVAAQKVEVTHSAQAKLRAFHTAANTRAKELNEYYKLVNERNRVTRILIARAAAEKIAAAKRRAAAIAAEKAKAQREKRKPRPVEPDPGADGDLIMPVNTYITSPFGMRFHPILHYWKLHDGTDFGGGCGTPIRASAGGVVTDRYYNGGYGNRVFISHGVVDGSALVTVYNHLSSFSTYVGQRVRKGDVIGYVGTTGYSTGCHLHFMVYQDGQVVNPMRWL; encoded by the coding sequence GTGGTCCCGCACTTCCCCGGTGCGAACCCGTTCCGGCGGGCGCGCATCAAGCGAGACGACAGCATCGGCGCCACTCGACTGGTCGCTGCTTGCTGCGTAGTCCTGTCCATGTCCGCCGGCCTACTGGCGGTGAATCCGGCTGCCCAAGCGGATCCGCCTGACCCAAAGAAGCAGCAGCAGGAGATCGACAAGCAGATCCAGGCCTCCAAGGCCGATCTGGAGGAGTCGTACGACTCGCTGCAGGCTTCGGTGACCGCGTATGACCAGGCGAGCGCCAAGCTGGCCCAGGTCCAGAACCGTTATGCCACCGTGCAAGGCGAGCTCGTCGCTGCCGAGGCGGCCGACGCCGTCGCGGCCAAGCGGCTCGCGGCAGCGGAGAAGCTACTCGTCGCCGCGAAGGCCGAAGTGGTCGAGGGCGAACAGGCGATCGTGAAGAACCGCCAGCTCGCGGGCGAGGCGGTGCGGTCGACGTACCAGCAGCAGAACAACCTGGCCAGCCTCTCGTTCGTGCTGCGCGGCGAGTCGGCCGGCGACCTGGCGACCGGTTTCCAGATCCGCCGGAACGTGTTCACGACCCAGGGCAAGGCGCTGTCGAAGCTGAACAACGCCCAGGCGCAACTGGCCAACCGGCAGGCCAAGGTCGCCGCCGCCGAGCGGGCCGTCGCGGCCGAACGCGCCGAGGCCGCCCGTACGGTCGAGCGAGTCACCCGCCTGACCCAGGCCGTGGCCGCGCAGAAGGTCGAGGTCACGCATTCGGCCCAGGCCAAACTGCGCGCGTTCCACACCGCGGCGAACACCCGCGCCAAGGAGCTGAACGAGTACTACAAGCTCGTCAACGAGCGGAACCGCGTCACCCGGATCCTGATCGCCCGGGCCGCGGCCGAGAAGATCGCGGCGGCCAAGCGCCGGGCGGCGGCCATCGCGGCGGAGAAGGCCAAGGCACAGCGCGAGAAGCGCAAGCCCCGGCCGGTCGAGCCGGATCCAGGCGCTGATGGTGACCTGATCATGCCGGTCAACACCTACATCACCTCGCCGTTCGGGATGCGGTTCCACCCGATCCTGCACTACTGGAAACTGCACGACGGCACGGACTTCGGCGGCGGTTGCGGTACGCCGATCCGCGCGTCCGCCGGCGGTGTGGTGACGGATCGCTACTACAACGGCGGTTACGGCAACCGGGTCTTCATCTCGCACGGCGTGGTGGACGGCTCGGCCCTGGTCACCGTCTACAACCACCTGTCGAGCTTCTCGACGTACGTCGGCCAGCGGGTGCGCAAGGGTGACGTCATCGGATACGTCGGCACCACCGGCTACTCGACCGGTTGCCACCTGCACTTCATGGTCTACCAGGACGGCCAAGTGGTTAACCCGATGCGCTGGCTCTGA
- the ftsX gene encoding permease-like cell division protein FtsX — protein MRLHYVLSDLGIGLKRNLSMTIAVVVTMWVSLSLLGGALAINQQVGLMKGNWYDKIQISVFLCTKDSGGRGCSGAEVTAAQKNRIRETIEASPDTAPNGVFVETKQQAYDQFKKLYKDSPIVGTVTVDQMQESFRIKLKDPQRFENLVSAVSGLPGVDLVQDLRTILKPLFTALNSLQIGSVIAAILLLGAGVLQIANTIRLAAYARRREIGIMRLVGASNLYIQLPFLLEAVLAALIGAVLACGTLWLMIYFTVSRYAKSTFRSWEWIGLGQTMWATAIMVGVGLVLAIIPTFLTTRKYLKV, from the coding sequence ATGCGTCTGCATTACGTTCTCTCCGACCTGGGCATCGGCCTGAAGCGGAACCTGTCGATGACGATCGCGGTCGTCGTGACGATGTGGGTCTCGCTGTCCCTGCTCGGTGGCGCCCTCGCGATCAACCAGCAGGTCGGCCTGATGAAGGGGAACTGGTACGACAAGATCCAGATCTCCGTCTTCTTGTGCACCAAGGACTCCGGCGGCCGCGGCTGTTCCGGCGCCGAGGTGACCGCCGCCCAGAAGAACCGCATCCGCGAGACCATCGAGGCCAGCCCCGACACCGCGCCGAACGGCGTCTTCGTCGAGACCAAGCAGCAGGCCTACGACCAGTTCAAGAAGCTGTACAAGGACTCGCCGATCGTCGGCACCGTGACGGTCGACCAGATGCAGGAGTCGTTCCGGATCAAGCTCAAGGATCCACAACGCTTCGAGAACCTGGTCAGCGCCGTGTCCGGCCTGCCCGGGGTGGACCTGGTGCAGGATCTGCGCACGATTCTGAAACCGTTGTTCACGGCCCTCAATTCGCTCCAGATCGGCTCGGTGATCGCGGCCATCCTGCTGCTCGGCGCGGGGGTGCTGCAGATCGCGAACACGATCCGCCTGGCCGCCTACGCGCGCCGCCGGGAGATAGGCATCATGCGGCTGGTCGGCGCGTCGAACCTCTATATCCAACTGCCGTTCCTCTTAGAGGCGGTGCTGGCGGCGCTGATCGGCGCGGTCCTTGCCTGCGGCACCCTTTGGCTGATGATCTACTTCACCGTCAGCCGCTACGCGAAGAGCACTTTCCGTTCCTGGGAATGGATCGGGCTCGGTCAGACCATGTGGGCGACCGCGATCATGGTGGGCGTCGGACTGGTGCTCGCGATCATTCCGACATTCCTGACAACCCGGAAATACCTCAAAGTCTGA
- the ftsE gene encoding cell division ATP-binding protein FtsE, which yields MIRFEKVSKTYEGQTRPALQNVDVDIEKGEFVFLVGTSGSGKSTFLRLVLREHRTSKGQIMVAGKDLNRLPNWRVPQMRRQIGTVFQDFRLLPNKTVSENVAFALQVIGKPRAHIRKTVPEVLELVGLDGKEDRLPDELSGGEQQRVAIARAFVNRPMILIADEPTGNLDPGTSIGIMKLLDRINRTGTTVVMATHDVSVVDQMRKRVIELENGHLVRDESRGVYGYQQ from the coding sequence GTGATCCGTTTCGAGAAGGTCTCCAAGACGTACGAGGGTCAGACCCGACCCGCCCTGCAGAATGTCGATGTCGACATCGAGAAGGGCGAGTTCGTCTTCCTCGTCGGTACCTCCGGGTCCGGCAAGTCGACGTTCCTGCGCCTGGTGCTGCGGGAGCACCGGACGTCCAAGGGCCAGATCATGGTGGCCGGCAAGGACCTGAACCGGCTGCCGAACTGGCGCGTGCCGCAGATGCGCCGCCAGATCGGCACGGTCTTCCAGGACTTCCGCCTGCTGCCGAACAAAACCGTCAGCGAGAACGTCGCGTTCGCGCTGCAGGTCATCGGCAAGCCGCGCGCGCACATCCGCAAGACGGTGCCCGAGGTGCTCGAACTGGTCGGCCTCGACGGCAAGGAGGATCGCCTCCCCGACGAGCTGTCCGGTGGTGAGCAGCAGCGGGTCGCGATCGCGCGGGCGTTCGTGAACCGCCCGATGATCCTGATCGCCGACGAGCCGACCGGAAACCTCGACCCGGGTACCTCGATCGGCATCATGAAGCTGCTGGACCGGATCAACCGGACCGGCACCACCGTGGTGATGGCCACCCACGACGTGTCGGTCGTGGACCAGATGCGCAAGCGCGTCATCGAGCTGGAGAACGGCCACCTCGTCCGCGACGAGTCCCGCGGCGTGTACGGCTACCAGCAGTGA
- a CDS encoding carbohydrate kinase family protein, with the protein MTDQVFEYDVFVQGTVFLDIVLTGLPHAPQTGTEIFAEGMGSCPGGVANFAIAASRLGLRSGLAAVFGDDLYADFCWRTLADQEKVDLSHSRRIGHWHSPVTVSMSIDRDRAMVTHAHDAPGDPSKLVGPGLLTKTAIVPVTEEQPEWTIEARRSGALLFGDVGWDPTDTWSPAVLDVLDGFHAFTPNAVEAMAYTRTDSPEAALRKLAERVPLAVVTNGSDGVMAIDSSTGEEAQVPALPVRQYDPTGAGDVFLASLVLGTLREWPLAHRLAFSNLCAGLSVQHFGGSLAAPGWGDIIDWVRDHGRSHPGDVDPVILRQYAFIGDVLPEGPVPIVRRAGATIARLSDA; encoded by the coding sequence GTGACGGACCAGGTCTTCGAGTACGACGTGTTCGTCCAGGGCACGGTCTTCCTGGACATCGTGCTCACCGGCCTGCCGCACGCGCCCCAGACCGGGACGGAGATCTTCGCCGAGGGCATGGGCTCCTGCCCCGGCGGGGTCGCGAACTTCGCCATCGCCGCCAGCCGCCTCGGTCTGCGCAGCGGGCTGGCCGCCGTCTTCGGCGACGACTTGTACGCCGACTTCTGCTGGCGCACGCTCGCCGACCAGGAGAAGGTCGACCTGTCGCACTCGCGCCGGATCGGCCACTGGCACTCCCCCGTCACGGTCTCGATGTCGATCGACCGGGACCGGGCCATGGTCACGCATGCGCACGACGCGCCCGGCGACCCGAGCAAGCTGGTCGGCCCGGGCCTGCTCACCAAGACCGCGATCGTGCCGGTCACCGAGGAACAGCCCGAGTGGACGATCGAGGCCCGCCGCTCCGGCGCGCTGCTGTTCGGCGATGTCGGCTGGGACCCGACCGACACCTGGTCGCCGGCCGTGCTCGACGTACTGGACGGTTTCCACGCGTTCACCCCGAACGCGGTCGAGGCGATGGCCTACACCCGGACCGACTCGCCCGAGGCCGCATTGCGCAAATTGGCCGAGCGGGTGCCGCTGGCTGTGGTGACGAACGGCTCGGACGGCGTGATGGCGATCGACTCTTCCACCGGCGAGGAGGCCCAGGTCCCGGCGCTGCCCGTCCGCCAGTACGACCCGACCGGCGCGGGCGACGTCTTCCTGGCGTCACTGGTGCTCGGCACGCTGCGCGAATGGCCGCTCGCGCATCGGCTGGCCTTCAGCAATCTCTGCGCCGGCCTGTCCGTGCAGCACTTCGGCGGTTCGCTCGCGGCACCGGGCTGGGGCGACATCATCGACTGGGTCCGCGACCACGGCCGCTCCCACCCGGGCGACGTCGACCCGGTCATCCTCCGCCAGTACGCCTTCATCGGCGACGTCCTGCCCGAAGGCCCCGTCCCGATCGTCCGCCGCGCCGGCGCCACCATCGCGCGCCTCTCCGACGCCTGA
- a CDS encoding ABC transporter substrate-binding protein — MASGGNQVGGGQGFGRRRFLALGGGLAAMAVAGCGSNTGRGGSPAGGDKPELAQWYHQYGETGTQQAVKKYAAEYPDATVNVVWTTGDYDKKAASALLTDSGPDVFEYGNGPSIDMIKAGQVADLTDLLGDAKDDFTPSLLQRMTYQGKLYGIPQVTDMQLLVYRKSMLENAGVQPPETVDELIAAAKALTSAKVKGLFVGNDGGVGILGGPALWSAGLDYLTEENTFGFDEPAAIESFRKLRQLFTSGSLLLGAPTDWSDPSALTQGLTAMQFTGLWTFPQLQKDLGDDFDVLPWPKLNDGGKASVPVGAFAAAVSTKSKNVDAAKKFIKWLWVDQTDKQLDWAQSYGFHIPARKSLIETAEKLKSGPAADAARLVNEVGRPQTPLLWTPKASTAYSDALNKIIKNGADPAAQIKTVKAVVDAELKRIAG; from the coding sequence ATGGCTTCGGGCGGTAACCAGGTGGGTGGCGGTCAGGGGTTCGGGCGGCGGCGGTTTCTGGCGCTCGGGGGTGGCCTGGCTGCGATGGCCGTCGCGGGCTGCGGGTCGAACACGGGCCGCGGTGGGTCACCAGCGGGTGGCGACAAGCCGGAGCTGGCCCAGTGGTACCACCAGTACGGCGAGACCGGCACCCAGCAGGCCGTCAAGAAGTACGCCGCCGAGTATCCCGACGCGACCGTCAACGTCGTCTGGACCACAGGCGACTACGACAAGAAGGCCGCGTCGGCGCTGCTGACCGACAGCGGGCCGGACGTCTTCGAATACGGCAACGGCCCGAGCATCGACATGATCAAGGCGGGCCAGGTCGCGGATCTGACCGACCTGCTCGGCGACGCGAAGGACGACTTCACGCCCTCGCTGCTGCAGCGCATGACGTACCAGGGCAAGTTGTACGGCATTCCCCAGGTGACCGACATGCAGTTGCTGGTCTACCGCAAGAGCATGCTCGAGAACGCCGGAGTCCAGCCGCCCGAGACCGTCGACGAGCTGATCGCGGCGGCGAAAGCGCTGACCAGCGCCAAGGTGAAGGGCCTGTTCGTCGGCAACGACGGCGGCGTCGGCATCCTCGGCGGTCCCGCGCTCTGGTCGGCCGGGCTCGACTATCTGACCGAGGAGAACACGTTCGGCTTCGACGAACCGGCCGCGATCGAGTCGTTCCGCAAGTTGCGCCAGCTGTTCACCTCGGGCTCACTGCTGCTCGGCGCACCGACCGACTGGTCCGACCCGTCGGCCCTCACGCAGGGCCTGACCGCGATGCAGTTCACCGGCTTGTGGACGTTCCCGCAACTGCAGAAGGACCTCGGGGACGACTTCGACGTGCTGCCCTGGCCCAAGCTGAACGACGGCGGTAAGGCCAGCGTCCCAGTGGGCGCCTTCGCCGCGGCCGTGAGCACGAAGTCGAAGAACGTCGACGCCGCGAAGAAGTTCATCAAGTGGCTGTGGGTCGACCAGACCGACAAGCAGCTCGATTGGGCCCAGTCGTACGGGTTCCACATCCCGGCCCGCAAAAGCCTGATCGAGACGGCCGAGAAGCTGAAGTCCGGCCCGGCGGCCGACGCGGCGAGGCTGGTGAACGAGGTCGGCCGGCCGCAGACGCCGTTGCTGTGGACGCCGAAGGCCTCGACGGCGTACTCCGACGCCCTGAACAAGATCATCAAGAACGGCGCCGACCCGGCCGCGCAGATCAAGACCGTGAAGGCCGTCGTGGACGCAGAGCTGAAGCGCATCGCGGGGTGA
- a CDS encoding carbohydrate ABC transporter permease has product MSSTAPSLARRLRGRHDRNLWFGIFVGPFLLGLLIFVYVPILWSVFLSFFDARNTVTPTDFVGVGNYVDMLSDPAFRSSLATFVLFAAFIVPTTFVCSLGLALLVNRARFAKAFFRSVFFLPTACSYVVASMIWKLSIFSGVRFGLMNTVLGWFGLEPIAWLSVTQPPWYWLVIVTARMWLQAGFYMILFLAGLQRISPTLYEAAAIDGATGWKVLRFITLPQLRATSTAVLLLLLIIAFQAFDEFYNLLSTSGQYPPYARPPLVYLYYAALGQGQDFGHGSAGAVILTLMIALIALVQGRFLGLGKRED; this is encoded by the coding sequence GTGAGTTCGACAGCGCCGTCACTGGCCCGGCGGCTGAGGGGCCGTCACGATCGCAATCTCTGGTTCGGGATCTTCGTCGGCCCCTTCCTGCTGGGTCTGCTGATCTTCGTCTACGTCCCGATCCTGTGGAGCGTCTTCCTCAGCTTCTTCGACGCCCGCAACACCGTCACACCGACGGATTTCGTTGGCGTGGGCAACTACGTGGACATGCTGAGCGATCCGGCGTTCCGGTCCAGCCTGGCCACGTTCGTGCTGTTCGCGGCGTTCATCGTGCCGACCACGTTCGTCTGCTCGCTCGGCCTTGCCCTGCTGGTGAATCGGGCCCGCTTCGCGAAGGCGTTCTTCCGCTCGGTCTTCTTCCTGCCGACGGCCTGCTCGTACGTCGTGGCCTCGATGATCTGGAAGCTCTCGATCTTCTCGGGTGTGCGCTTCGGCCTGATGAACACCGTGCTCGGCTGGTTCGGGCTCGAGCCGATCGCCTGGCTGTCGGTCACCCAGCCGCCTTGGTACTGGCTGGTGATCGTCACGGCGCGCATGTGGTTGCAGGCCGGCTTCTACATGATCCTCTTCCTCGCCGGCCTGCAAAGGATCTCCCCGACGCTCTACGAAGCCGCGGCCATCGACGGCGCCACTGGCTGGAAGGTGCTGCGCTTCATCACCCTGCCCCAACTACGCGCCACCTCAACCGCCGTACTGCTTCTGCTGCTGATCATCGCGTTCCAGGCGTTTGACGAGTTCTACAACCTACTGTCGACCTCCGGGCAATACCCGCCGTATGCGCGACCGCCACTCGTCTATCTCTACTACGCCGCGCTAGGCCAGGGGCAGGACTTCGGCCACGGCAGTGCGGGCGCGGTCATCCTCACGCTGATGATCGCGCTGATCGCCCTCGTCCAGGGCAGATTCCTGGGCCTCGGCAAGAGGGAGGACTGA
- a CDS encoding carbohydrate ABC transporter permease, which yields MATIKRSRTDRFGGVIRYVVLVVGALFFLLPFYLLVRNGLSTTSEITSPDWKFWPSQLQWGNIADLFNDPSVPMFRSLVNSLLIAVVQTVAVLVISGLAGYGLARIPFRYANAVFYVIVATLLIPAAVTFVPSFVLVSTLGWISTLRGLIIPGLFQAFATFLFRQYFLGFPKELEEAAQLDGVGYWGTFWRVVVPNSTGFIAAIGTITFIGSWNAFLWPLVIGQDPSSWTVQIALSTFLTAQTINLPQLFIAASIAILPLVVMFVFLQRWIVEGVERSGISE from the coding sequence ATGGCGACCATCAAGCGTTCGCGGACCGACCGTTTCGGCGGTGTGATCCGGTACGTCGTACTCGTGGTCGGCGCTTTGTTCTTCCTGCTGCCGTTCTACCTGCTGGTGCGCAACGGGTTGTCGACGACGAGCGAGATCACCTCGCCGGACTGGAAGTTCTGGCCGTCGCAGTTGCAGTGGGGCAATATCGCGGACCTGTTCAACGACCCGTCCGTGCCGATGTTCCGCAGCCTGGTCAACTCGCTGCTGATCGCGGTGGTGCAGACCGTCGCGGTGCTGGTGATCTCGGGCCTCGCGGGGTACGGCCTGGCCCGGATCCCCTTCCGGTATGCGAATGCCGTCTTCTACGTCATCGTCGCCACCCTGCTCATCCCGGCCGCGGTGACGTTCGTGCCGAGCTTCGTGCTGGTCTCGACCCTGGGCTGGATCTCGACGCTGCGCGGGCTGATCATCCCCGGCTTGTTCCAGGCGTTCGCGACTTTCCTCTTCCGGCAGTACTTCCTGGGCTTTCCCAAGGAGCTGGAGGAGGCCGCACAACTGGACGGTGTCGGCTATTGGGGCACCTTCTGGCGCGTGGTCGTGCCGAACTCGACCGGGTTCATCGCCGCCATCGGCACCATCACGTTCATCGGTTCGTGGAACGCCTTTCTCTGGCCGCTGGTGATCGGTCAGGACCCGAGCTCGTGGACCGTGCAGATCGCGCTCTCGACCTTCCTCACCGCCCAGACGATCAACCTGCCGCAGCTGTTCATCGCCGCCTCGATCGCGATCCTGCCGCTGGTGGTGATGTTCGTCTTCCTGCAACGCTGGATCGTCGAAGGCGTCGAGCGGTCCGGCATCAGCGAGTAG
- a CDS encoding polysaccharide lyase has protein sequence MKKKVLLAAFTTAVLLTAGQVATSAAQPSAVTAVKWNGFERPAHGTAYTLSQWSTDGWSAPWSEGLETRSMIDSSTTAHSGTKSLRIFYPKGKIGPADSGAQAPFTLTKGREYYVSQWIRFSSTFSWGTTQYAGKIGVGLRGGAGCSGGTTCTGYNGFTSRLIWRSSGQAAIYYYHMDQTGTYGDYRNLTKASGEVIKYPRGAWMHVAQKVRVNTVTNGNANPDGEIEVWFNGVSAAKITGLRFVRNADLVDSAMFSSFAGGATAEFAPANDSWIWYDTLKVSTNRAEICEISGGC, from the coding sequence ATGAAGAAGAAGGTACTACTCGCCGCATTCACCACCGCCGTCCTGCTCACCGCCGGTCAGGTGGCGACCTCTGCCGCCCAGCCCAGCGCCGTCACCGCGGTCAAGTGGAACGGGTTCGAGCGACCGGCCCACGGCACCGCCTACACCCTGAGCCAGTGGTCCACCGACGGCTGGAGCGCACCCTGGAGCGAGGGCCTGGAAACCCGCTCCATGATCGACAGCAGCACCACCGCCCATTCCGGCACGAAATCACTCCGGATCTTCTATCCCAAAGGCAAAATCGGCCCGGCCGACTCCGGAGCGCAAGCGCCGTTCACCCTCACCAAGGGCCGGGAGTACTACGTCTCGCAGTGGATCCGCTTCAGCAGCACCTTCAGCTGGGGCACCACCCAGTACGCCGGCAAGATCGGCGTCGGCCTCCGCGGCGGCGCGGGTTGCTCCGGCGGCACGACGTGCACCGGCTACAACGGGTTCACGTCCCGGCTGATCTGGCGCAGCAGCGGCCAGGCGGCGATTTACTACTACCACATGGATCAGACCGGCACGTACGGCGATTACCGGAATCTGACCAAGGCGAGTGGCGAGGTGATCAAGTATCCGCGTGGCGCCTGGATGCACGTCGCCCAGAAGGTCAGGGTCAATACCGTGACAAACGGTAATGCCAATCCGGACGGCGAGATCGAGGTCTGGTTCAACGGAGTTTCGGCGGCGAAGATCACCGGATTGCGTTTTGTGCGTAATGCGGACCTGGTCGACTCGGCGATGTTCTCGTCCTTCGCCGGCGGCGCGACGGCCGAATTCGCTCCGGCCAACGACTCCTGGATCTGGTACGACACCCTCAAGGTGAGCACCAACCGCGCGGAGATCTGCGAGATCAGCGGCGGCTGCTAA
- a CDS encoding TIGR03842 family LLM class F420-dependent oxidoreductase, whose product MDIGVVFQCDPPAKAVVELSRKAEEAGFSHVWTFDSHLLWQEPFVIYSAILAATSRVMVGPMVTNPGTRDWTVIASQFATLNEMYGNRTVCGIGRGDSALRTIGAKPGTIAEMKECVEVVRELACGRSVTYRGKELKFTWAEGGALEVWVAAYGPKALEATGQVGDGYILQLADPDIAAWMIAAVRRAAEEAGRDPEAITFCVAAPAYVGDDLAHQRDQTRWFGGMVGNHVADIVERYGSTGAVPAALTAYIEGRKGYDYAEHGRAGNPHTSFVPDEVVDRFCILGPVENHLARLKELADIGVDQFAVYLQHDSKEDTLAAYGERIIPYV is encoded by the coding sequence ATGGACATTGGCGTGGTCTTCCAGTGTGATCCGCCCGCGAAAGCGGTGGTCGAGCTTTCCCGCAAGGCGGAAGAGGCGGGCTTCAGTCACGTCTGGACGTTCGACTCGCACCTGCTCTGGCAAGAGCCGTTCGTCATCTACAGCGCGATCCTGGCCGCGACCTCGCGGGTGATGGTCGGGCCGATGGTGACGAATCCCGGCACGCGGGACTGGACCGTGATCGCGTCCCAGTTCGCCACCCTGAACGAGATGTACGGCAACCGCACGGTCTGCGGTATCGGCCGGGGTGATTCCGCCCTGCGCACGATCGGCGCGAAGCCCGGCACGATCGCGGAGATGAAGGAATGCGTCGAGGTCGTTCGCGAGCTGGCCTGCGGGCGGAGCGTGACGTACCGCGGTAAGGAGCTCAAGTTCACGTGGGCCGAAGGCGGTGCGCTCGAGGTCTGGGTCGCGGCGTACGGGCCGAAGGCGCTGGAAGCGACGGGCCAAGTCGGCGACGGGTACATCCTGCAACTGGCCGATCCGGACATCGCCGCCTGGATGATCGCCGCCGTACGTCGGGCCGCCGAGGAGGCCGGGCGTGATCCGGAGGCGATCACGTTCTGCGTCGCGGCGCCCGCGTATGTCGGCGACGACCTCGCGCATCAGCGGGACCAGACCCGGTGGTTCGGTGGCATGGTCGGCAACCACGTCGCGGATATCGTCGAGCGGTACGGATCGACGGGCGCGGTGCCGGCGGCCCTCACGGCGTACATCGAAGGGCGGAAGGGGTACGACTACGCCGAGCACGGCCGCGCCGGGAACCCGCATACGTCGTTCGTGCCGGACGAGGTGGTGGACCGGTTCTGCATTCTCGGGCCGGTTGAGAATCACCTTGCCCGGTTGAAGGAACTGGCCGATATCGGCGTCGACCAGTTCGCCGTCTACCTTCAGCACGACAGCAAGGAGGACACGCTCGCCGCGTATGGCGAGCGCATCATCCCCTACGTTTAG
- the hydA gene encoding dihydropyrimidinase — protein MATLIKGGTVVGPTGSHRADVLVDGEKIVAVLDPSYPVTVEHTIDASGKYVIPGGIDAHTHMELPFGGTAASDTFETGTRAAAWGGTTTIIDFAVQRTGEVVQDGLAAWHRKADGNCHIDYAFHMILGGVDADALKAMDQLVGDEGITSFKLFMAYPGVFYSDDGQILRAMQTARDNGAMIMMHAENGIAIDVLVQQALARGETDPINHGLTRPAALEAEATNRAIALASVASDCPLYIVHLSASKALEAVAEARDAGRNVFAETCPQYLYLTLEDQLGAPGFEGAKWVCSTPLRSKHESHQRDLWKGLRSNDLAVVSTDHCPFCFKDQKELGLGDFSKIPNGIGGVEHRVDLLYQGVVDGQLSLERWVETIATTPARMFGLYPQKGIVAPGSDADLVIYDPNGRTRISAETHHMNMDHSAYEGYEIAGHVDTVMSRGEVIVADGTYHGRKGHGRYLKRGLSSYLV, from the coding sequence ATGGCTACCCTGATCAAGGGCGGTACGGTCGTCGGCCCGACCGGATCGCACCGCGCGGACGTACTGGTCGACGGCGAGAAGATCGTGGCCGTGCTGGACCCGTCGTACCCGGTCACGGTCGAGCACACGATCGATGCCTCGGGCAAGTATGTGATTCCCGGCGGGATCGACGCCCATACCCACATGGAACTGCCCTTCGGTGGTACGGCGGCCAGTGACACCTTCGAGACCGGGACGCGTGCCGCGGCCTGGGGTGGGACCACCACGATCATCGACTTCGCCGTGCAGAGGACCGGCGAGGTGGTGCAGGACGGGTTGGCCGCCTGGCATCGCAAGGCCGACGGCAACTGCCACATCGACTACGCGTTCCACATGATCCTCGGTGGTGTCGACGCCGATGCCCTGAAGGCGATGGACCAGCTGGTCGGCGACGAGGGCATCACCAGTTTCAAGCTGTTCATGGCGTATCCCGGCGTCTTCTACTCCGATGACGGCCAGATCCTGCGCGCGATGCAGACCGCCCGGGACAACGGCGCGATGATCATGATGCACGCGGAGAACGGCATCGCGATCGACGTGCTGGTGCAGCAGGCGCTGGCGCGCGGCGAGACGGACCCGATCAACCACGGGCTGACCCGGCCGGCAGCGCTCGAGGCCGAGGCGACCAACCGGGCGATCGCGCTGGCCTCGGTGGCGTCGGACTGCCCGCTCTACATCGTGCACCTCTCGGCCAGTAAGGCGCTGGAGGCCGTCGCGGAGGCTCGTGACGCCGGGCGCAACGTGTTCGCCGAGACCTGCCCGCAGTACCTGTACCTGACGTTGGAGGATCAGCTCGGCGCGCCTGGGTTCGAGGGTGCGAAGTGGGTCTGCTCGACGCCGCTGCGGAGCAAGCACGAGTCGCACCAGCGTGACTTGTGGAAGGGTTTGCGCAGCAACGATCTTGCCGTCGTCTCGACCGACCATTGCCCGTTCTGCTTCAAGGATCAGAAGGAGCTCGGCCTGGGCGACTTCTCGAAGATCCCGAACGGTATCGGTGGTGTCGAGCATCGGGTCGACCTGCTGTACCAAGGTGTCGTCGACGGCCAGCTCTCGCTCGAGCGCTGGGTCGAGACGATCGCGACGACGCCGGCCCGGATGTTCGGGTTGTATCCGCAGAAGGGCATCGTGGCGCCCGGCTCCGACGCCGACCTGGTGATCTACGACCCGAACGGGCGGACCCGGATCAGCGCCGAGACGCACCACATGAACATGGACCATTCGGCCTATGAGGGTTACGAGATCGCCGGTCACGTCGACACGGTGATGTCGCGAGGTGAGGTAATCGTTGCCGATGGCACCTACCATGGCCGGAAGGGCCACGGCCGGTACCTGAAGCGCGGCCTCTCGTCGTACCTGGTCTGA